ATTAATTAAATTATCAAAATCAAGCTTAGAAGCAATTTCTAAATCAATAGAATTATCATCAAGAACTTTATCAATATCATTTTCAAAAGAATCACTAGAAGAAACGTCAAAGTCATTATTCAAAGCTGAAAGCTCTGAATCCATATCAACCCTCAAGTCAGAACCACTTAAAGGTAAATTGTCATTAAAAATGTCAGAATAGGATAATTTATCCTCACTCTCAAGAGCATCAAGCATAAAATTTAAATCAAGCTCATCATCATTTTCCTCTAAATCAAGATCTTCACTTATCCAAGGAACAATACTCTCTCCAGGCTCAGGAAGCTTAACATCCATACTCACGCCAAAAGATTCTTTAGATAATCTTTCATTAGAAAGATTATCTAATATTTCTCTTTTAAACTGTTTTATCTTATCTATATCAGGCATATTGCAATCAAGTTCCTAGCTCATAAAAAGCTCTTTTTATACACTTCAAAACCTTCTGTATGAAGAACACTAAAACGATTTTCTAAATCTTCAGCAATTTTTAAACCCAAAACTTCCTTTGTAATCTCTGTCTGGGAATCTTTCAAAGTATTTAAAATTTTATCCCTATACTCAACAATACTTATAACCTTGTCAGCATTATATATAAGAGAATCTCTTTTAAAAACATCGTGAGACATATCTCCATCTTCAGAAACTTCTAAAACATTTCCATTGACTCCAATCATCAAATAATAATCAAAAATTTTAAAATAATTGCCAATTTCTAAAATTATTTTTTTTGTTTCAGGCCTTCCTTTTCTATACCTAGTAGCAGTAGGAAAAATAAGTATAATGTACCCACTATTTTTCTTTTCATAAATATACTTCATAGAATTAGCATTAAAAACACGCCTTTGCCTAGCATGCTCTAAACCAACCCCAACAAATGCGTGTGGTGGATAAACTAATATTGCATTGTATCCTAAAGAAAGAGTTTTAACAAATAAATTATCTCTGAAAAGCTTAACTCCAGCTATTGGAATAATATGATCTGCAATATCATGATAACCCATTTTGTAAAGTAAAAACTGAAAACAAGGAAAATCAAAATTACTATAATGCTCCATTAATATAATTGAAGACTTGCCCGATTTAGTCTTTTTATAAAGTTCTATAATATTTTGCATGCCAACAATGGTAGATCCACTCTCAAGAAGTCTCTCTATCATTCTATCTGCCAATCTTCTACTATTAGAATCCGCATTGCGATAAGATTTATCCAAATAATTAACATTTTCAACAGACTTAAATTGACTTATAAAGTCGCTTTCCATGTCTTTAAAATATTTATCAAAACTTTCATTTTGTACAAGCATAAAACCAGCACCCTTTAAATCATTACATGTTGCTGCTTAACCATTAGTTACATTATTTTATTTACTGCAGACAAACATCTATAAAACTAACAATAAATAACTAATATTAAACAAGCATACATTTTTGAAAACATTTCAAACCATTATACCTTATTTATTACACAAATTAAAGTAAAATTTTAGCTTGCAGCAATAGATAAAATAATACTAAAACCCATTTAAATTAGTAGACTTTTTTTATTGTAAGAATTAAAGTAAAATTTAAATATAATACAAATCAAAGTACTGGAGGCATACATCTTTATAAAATAAATATTCTTTATTAAAATTTATTAAAAAAGATTAATAAAGAATCAGCATAACAAATATATAAAAATATTGAAAAAGGAAAATCCCATGAAATACACAAAAATAGCCTTGATGCTAATCGCTTTCTCTTTAATAGCCTGCATTAATAATGCTAAAAAAGAAAAAATAGTTTTCAGAGTATCAAATTTAAGCGAGCCATCATCACTTGATCCTCAGCTCTCAACAGACCTTTACAGTAGCAATATTATTAAAAACCTATTCTTAGGCCTAGCAGTAAAAGATTCTCAAACTGGAAAATATAAGCCAGGACTTGCAAAAAGCTGGAATATTTCTGAAGATGGAACTATTTACACATTTAACCTAAGAGAAGATATAGTTTGGAGCGATGGAGTTGCCATTACTGCTGAGAATATAAAAAAATCATATCTGAGAATTTTAAATAAAAAAACAGCTGCATTGTATGCTAATTTAATAAAATCTACAATAAAAAACGCACAGGAATATTTTGATGAGACAGTATCTGAATCTGAGCTTGGCATAAAAGCTATTAACAGTAAAACCTTAGAAATAACACTAACATCTCCAAAGCCTTATTTTCCTGATATGCTAACAAACACAGCATACATACCAGTTCCAATGCATATTGTTGAAAAATATGGAGAAAATTGGACAAATCCTGAAAATATAGTTGTTAATGGTGCATACAAACTTAAAGAAAGATCAATTAACGATAAAATTGTAATAGAAAAAAATGACAAATATTATAATGTAAAAAATGTAGAAATTGACGAGGTAATATTTTACCCAATAGAAGGTAGCGTGGCTTATAATATGTACATAAACGGTGAAATCGATTTTCTACAGGGAGCAGAAAAAAATAATTTAGAAGAAATTAAAATAAGAGATGATTATTACTCTGGATTAAAAAATGGAATGGCATACATAGCGTTCAATACGACCATAAAGCCACTAGACAATTTAAAGGTTCGACAAGCCCTCTCACTTGCTATTGACAGAGAAACTTTAACCAAAATAGTTTTAAAAGGAAGTTCAGATCCAACAAGAAACCTAACTCCAAAATTTGATAATTATTCTTATGGAAAAAATTTAATACTATTTGATCCTGAGAATGCAAAAAAACTTTTAGCTGAAGCTGGATATCCGGATGGGAAAGGATTCCCCACATTAAAATATAAAATATCAGGAGGAAGGCCAATAACAGCAGAATTCTTACAAGAACAATTCAAAAAAATACTAAACATTAACTTAGAAATCGAGAATGAAGAATGGACAACATTTTTAGGAAGCAGAAGAACTGGAAATTACCAAATGTCAAGTGTGGGATGGATAGGAGACTATTTTGATCCTTTAACATTCTTAGACAGCCTATTTACAACAGAAAATCATTTTTTCGGAGCATACAAATATTCAAACAAAGAGTATGATGCTTTAATAAAAAAATCTAATTTAGAGTTTGATCCAATAAAAAGACAAGACATTTTAAGGCAAGCTGAAGAGATAATAGTAGAAAAAGATTTTCCTATGGCACCTTTATATATACCCAAATCCCATTACCTTTTCAGAAATGACAAATGGACAGGTTGGGCACCAAATATTGCAGAAAGCTATTTATATGAAGATATTAAAACTAAAAAATAATAAAGTTAAGTAAAATAAGTAATTTTAAAATTAAGATTTAAAATTAATATCTGCGGAAGGGTAATTATGAAATTAAGGTTAAATTTTAAAGCAAACTTTAAAATGGAGGTATAAAAAATTATGAAATTACAAAAGTCATTATTTTTAATAGTATTTTTTCTAGCTTTTCTTTGTTGTAATAACGAGAAAAAAAAAGAAGGAGTATCATTTAAAATAAGCTTAGGAGCAGAACCAAGCAGTCTTGACCCTCAATTAGCAGACGATAATGTTGCATCAAAAATGATAGACACAATGTTTAAAGGGCTTATTACAGGCGATCCTAACACAGGGGGAAACAAACCTGGACTTGCAAAAGATTGGAGCATTTCTTCTGACGGAACAGTTTATACATTTAATCTAAGAGAAAAAATCACCTGGAGTGATGGAGTTGCAATCACTGCAGAAGGAATTAGAAAATCTTATCTTAGAATTTTAAACAAAGAAACTGGCTCAAATTATGTTGAGATGGTTAAATCAACAATTAAAAATGGTCAAAAATATTTTGATGGAGAAGTGCCCGACTCCGAACTTGGAATTAAGGCAATTGACGAAAAAACATTAGAAATAACACTAGAATCGCCAAAGCCTTATTTTATTGACATGTTAGTACACCAATCATTTATTCCAATACCAATTCATGTTACCGAAAAGTATGGACACAGCTGGACAAACCCTGAAAACATGGTTACAAGCGGTCCTTTTAAATTAAAAGAAAGAATTCCTAACGAAAAATATGTCTTTGAAAAAAATGATAAATACTACAACTCAAATGAAGTAGAAGTAGAAGAGATTGCATTTTATACAACAAATGACAGCTCAACAGCATATAAAATGTATGAAAATGAAGAACTAGACGCAATCTTTGGATCCATACCGCCCGATTTAATCAAAGATCTAAAATTAAGAAGCGACTATTACTCATCAGCTGTTAATGCCATATACTTTTACGCATTTAACACGCACA
Above is a genomic segment from Borreliella mayonii containing:
- a CDS encoding 1-acyl-sn-glycerol-3-phosphate acyltransferase, translated to MLVQNESFDKYFKDMESDFISQFKSVENVNYLDKSYRNADSNSRRLADRMIERLLESGSTIVGMQNIIELYKKTKSGKSSIILMEHYSNFDFPCFQFLLYKMGYHDIADHIIPIAGVKLFRDNLFVKTLSLGYNAILVYPPHAFVGVGLEHARQRRVFNANSMKYIYEKKNSGYIILIFPTATRYRKGRPETKKIILEIGNYFKIFDYYLMIGVNGNVLEVSEDGDMSHDVFKRDSLIYNADKVISIVEYRDKILNTLKDSQTEITKEVLGLKIAEDLENRFSVLHTEGFEVYKKSFL
- a CDS encoding peptide ABC transporter substrate-binding protein produces the protein MKYTKIALMLIAFSLIACINNAKKEKIVFRVSNLSEPSSLDPQLSTDLYSSNIIKNLFLGLAVKDSQTGKYKPGLAKSWNISEDGTIYTFNLREDIVWSDGVAITAENIKKSYLRILNKKTAALYANLIKSTIKNAQEYFDETVSESELGIKAINSKTLEITLTSPKPYFPDMLTNTAYIPVPMHIVEKYGENWTNPENIVVNGAYKLKERSINDKIVIEKNDKYYNVKNVEIDEVIFYPIEGSVAYNMYINGEIDFLQGAEKNNLEEIKIRDDYYSGLKNGMAYIAFNTTIKPLDNLKVRQALSLAIDRETLTKIVLKGSSDPTRNLTPKFDNYSYGKNLILFDPENAKKLLAEAGYPDGKGFPTLKYKISGGRPITAEFLQEQFKKILNINLEIENEEWTTFLGSRRTGNYQMSSVGWIGDYFDPLTFLDSLFTTENHFFGAYKYSNKEYDALIKKSNLEFDPIKRQDILRQAEEIIVEKDFPMAPLYIPKSHYLFRNDKWTGWAPNIAESYLYEDIKTKK
- a CDS encoding peptide ABC transporter substrate-binding protein encodes the protein MKLQKSLFLIVFFLAFLCCNNEKKKEGVSFKISLGAEPSSLDPQLADDNVASKMIDTMFKGLITGDPNTGGNKPGLAKDWSISSDGTVYTFNLREKITWSDGVAITAEGIRKSYLRILNKETGSNYVEMVKSTIKNGQKYFDGEVPDSELGIKAIDEKTLEITLESPKPYFIDMLVHQSFIPIPIHVTEKYGHSWTNPENMVTSGPFKLKERIPNEKYVFEKNDKYYNSNEVEVEEIAFYTTNDSSTAYKMYENEELDAIFGSIPPDLIKDLKLRSDYYSSAVNAIYFYAFNTHIKPLDNVKIRKALTLAIDRETLTYKVLDNGTTPTRRATPNFSSYSYAKNLELFNPEIAKTLLDEAGYPNGNGFPTLKLKYNTNEANKKICEFIQNQWKKNLNINVELENEEWTTYLNTKANGNYEIARAGWIGDYADPSTFLKIFTQGYTQFSSHNYSNPEYNELINKSDLELNPIKRQDILRQAEEIIIEKDFPIAPIYIYGNSYLFRNDKWTGWNTNILERFDLSQLKLKNK